The window TCCCATGACCCCTGGAGTGCTGGTCTCAGGAAAGTCACTGACTGTTGGTGAGACCAAGCTGCTGTATGGTTTTAGTTGATAACTTTGTGTGTGGGGGTGGGTGTGCCATGATAGCTTGTAATTACTTTAGGATGGAGTTTCATACCGTAGAGATACTGCCCCAAATatgtcctgtccctctgcatTTGGTACTGGATGAGTAAAAGGTTTTCAGAGCTCATGTTCATCAGCATCCCCTCAGTTTGCTGGGTCTCGGCTTGAAGAGAACAGACACAATAACTCAGATTTGCAGTGCAGCAATAGCCTCCAGCCCAGGGGTGGCAATGTCAGTAGTCCCTGGGATTCAACCTTAAGTAGCAGGTGAGGAAAAATGTCCTGAAATAGGGTGATTATTTTGGCTCTTGCTTTATATAAAtagtatttctttaaaatgggGCCGGGGTGTGAAGGAGCTGAaggtgcccagctcctgccctgctgttgGAATGTGCTGAATGATGTGGTGTGCTGGGACTCAGGGTGTGAGGGGTCAGTGCAATCTGTGTCCCAGGGGGCTGCAATTCCCACCCCAGACTGGCTCACCCTGCTTCCTCAGCAAGGAGGAAGAACTCAGAGGCTTCATTAATTCCTGAGACCTGCCCTGagtgctccctcctgcccccaagGGACTGTGAAATGACTTCACAAACAGGATGGTgttctcctgcagggatgggagcaggctggctcctggcacagcattACTGTGGGTTTAGTGTGGCTGGATAGCAGGGCTGTGGTCCCTGGGGTGCCCCAGGGGCAGGGATAACCCGGGTGTCTCTGGGTTTGGAGCCCACCGAGGCTTCAAACGGGCGGAGACTCTGGAATTAAATGCATCAGATAATGTAAAACAGGGACTTGGGCGCTTTGTGTGTCTCAATCCGTGTGAAACCTTGGGCTGGGTGTTAACCCCATCCGTGCCGCTCACCGTGCTTCACCAGCGTGGCGTTACCGGCGGTGACTTCCAGGTAGGTCAGGTTGTTGGTAAAACATTGGTCCCCCctggagagagaggggaaggggTGATGCCGTTGTCTGGAAGGACCAGcaaagccccagccctgccccgggcaCCCGCCACCTCCTCCTCAGGGTTGATTTCTCTCGCTGTTTAAACCAAGGCGTTTCTCTCCCTCATGGTCTCAGCCTTGGCATTGCTCCCCCACCCCTTGGTGGTCAGACGTTTTCCACCCTGAAATAACTGAAACCCCAAAGTGCTGCCTGTGTTGGCACAGAAAAATTCATCCCCTGAAATTCTGACCCTGCGAGGGAAACAGCTTTTGGTGCCTGGCAgagccatggcacagggactTCTGGAAAGTTCTCCTCCCCTTCTCCTTGCCTGCAGGGCTTGGTGCCTGCGAgacccctgtgccctgcaaaACTGGTCTAAACCTGCGGTCTGCTGAAATGAATGGGTAAATGAAGGGGATGAGGGAGAgggtgcacagagcaggaaggagcgACTCCTTTTGGAGAAACCAATCTGGAACCGTGCTCGCATCTGGTGCTGAAAGATTTTGGGGCTGtagcagggaggggctgggtaGAGGGCACGGGGACAGCATCTTACACGGCCACGTAGTGGCtgatgagcagctcctgcccgcCGGCCCCGGGCTCCAAGCGCAGCAAGGCGTGGTCGATGAGCAGCATCTCCACGCGGTGCTGGGGGAactgggcagcccctgccacgTACAGCCAGGTCCCCggcagctgtggggagggacaggtggTGACAGGAGGGACAGGTGCTGACCCCGGCTGGGTTTGCAGGACAAACCCTGAGATTTCCACCCTCCCCGTGGCAAAATTGATAGCGCTGCTGGTTCTCTGATATTCTGCTAGTGCTCTTGCGTTGGCAGCGACAAGGTGAAATATTTGCAGATGAACggggtgtggggggggggggaatagCTGGGTGTGGGGGTTGGGAAGGGTGTTGGCACCGGCTGTGGTGCGGCAAGGACAGGACAGCCCGGCTTTGTCGTGGGGCATTTGCACCCAAAAATACCCAGCCCACCCGCCTTGTTTCGAGGTCACTGCTGGGAACCTGAGAGAAAAGGGTAATTTCAGGTGTTCTGCACAGCAAACGTTTCCCGTTTGCTGCAGGTGCTTCACCGACAGCACCTCGGCAGATGcgctgggggagcagaggggacgCGGTGGGGCTTTGCCCTTTCCCAAGGGACAGCgaggctcagcagagccccCCGAGGCTGGCAGCAGGcggggggcagccccagccccgctgtcTCTCTCCTACCTTGGCTGCCGTGGAGCTGTCCGGGCGCTGCGCTCCGCAGGGCAGCGCGTCCGCGGGCAGCAgcgctgccagccccaggatggCCACGAGGGCCGTGCCCATGGCTGTCCGAGCACGCCGAGCCCCgcacggacagacggacagacagacagacgctgctggctcctgcagctctgctgggaggggacaggatgTGCCCAGCCGGATCTGCCCCGGTGTCGCAAGCGGTGCCGCGGGGGCGATGCCCGGGATGAGCCTCGTGCTTGGCACTCGCCCCGGCCTCGGGTGTGGCTGCTGTCgcaagggctgggaggaatGGGCTGCTGGCGATGCAGTTACTGCATTTAAAACTTCAGCGTGCCCTAAATCTGCCCATTTTTCCTCGTGAGCAGCTGCCGTAGTCACCTCTTGCTCTGCTGTTGAGATGTGCAGCCCCCCCAGGGCTGGTTTGGCTGCAGACCCCCCTCCCCAATCTCAGGCAAAGCCCAAGGGGGCTATGAAGAGAAGGTGCTTTTGCTGTCCTTGCCAAAACTGGCGTTAAAAGTGGTGTTAAGGGGCCTCAGAGGTCACCCCTGTCCTGTTGGGGTCATCTCCCGTGCAGCTCCTGAcccccctgtcctgctgctgtccctgtgtggtCAGACAGGCAGGTCTTGTTTCTCTGGCATTGCTGTGCCTTTTCctctctggcagcagagcctcccTGAACACTTTGGTCTGGCTCTGGGAGATGTTTTTTCCCatcctctcccctttccccttctcagagacacctggggaaggggcagtgTCACCTCTTGTCACCCCACCCTGCAGTGACCCCTGCACAAGCCTGTGGTGTAGATGGAGCCTTGTGGAGTTTGCCTTGAAAATGGAGGGTGTGGATGTTCAGCTGCTGAGAGTGTTGTGGTGGGGGAGACTCGAGGGGGTTGGCAGGTTTGTGTGTCACCCTGAGGGGTGGGTGCTCATGTCCCAATGTCCTCAGGCTGGGAGGGtctcctgccacagcagagctggcatgAGGGATGTGCTTCTGTGCCCACTGCCACGCTTGGCCCTGGCTGGGTTTTGTCTGGGGCATTTCGCATCTCTGGGTGGGTTTGGAGATGCAGCAccatgggcagggcaggcaggagggcgTCCCAGAGaagatggagcaggagcagccagtggGTAAAACACAGGAATTTATTTTGAGCTCAGTTGAGAACAGTGAAACTGGGTGTTTAATCCAggaggaaaaaccaaaacatggGTAGGATAAATAGCATAAGAGGTTctgaggctgtgctgagcctggctggggctggaggaggatgaggatggagcagctgaCCCAGTCCATGGGGGTTACCCCAGCTGAGGATCTGCATTGTCTTcatccctgggcaggggacaggcatGCTGGGGGAGAGAGGAGATCAGCTCTTGGGGCTCCCTCACCCCAGAACCACCAGGaatggctggggcagggggctcGAGGGGGAGTGGGGATGCACagcagggaagctgtgctgggggacTAAACTCACATTCCCCACagagccccatcccagctgggaaCAGAACCTGGCCTGGGGCTCATCCACCCCAGGGAGGGGTTTGTACCTCTGTGGAAGCGTAGAACACCTCCTGCTCAGTGaagcccaggcactgcaggtgGGCTTTGAACTCCTCCATGTGCTCCTTGCTCACGTTGGGGGTCCGTGCTGTCAGGGAAAtggaaagggagggaaggaaatggaGTTTTAGGGTTGCTTTGCTCCTGGGTGATCCCTGCAGTGCAGAGGGACAGCTCACTGCCTGTCCTCATCTTTCCCCTCTGTTCCTCTGAAAAGGGACTTTTTGCCTTGCTTGTGAGGACTGGGGATGTCCATGCCCCTTGATCTGTCCCTGGGGAAGCTTCTGCTCACCTGAGAGACTCAGATTTGGGGAGTCAATGTTGATGTGGTTCACGATCAGCAGGTCTTTGTCACTTTGGATCAGTCTGGCCGTGGAAACCACCCCGTTATCATCAACTGGAAGGTATGGAGAGAGTGAGATTTCCCCAGTGGTGAGGATCCACCCCATGCTGAGCCTCATCACCTTCTATCCTTGCCACTCATCCCAGTGGGGACCGCTCTGGTCCCACAGTGCTGCCCTAGATGTGCTGTCTGgtggaagaaattttttcccccacctccAGACACGATTTTAGGTGTGAAAGGCTCAGGGTGCCACATACTGAGGGGCAGAAGCAGGAGGATTCAAGGCTGtctcccatcccattatcccattcccatcccagtggAGCTTTACCGTGCACCAGGGTGGAGTTCTGCTGGAAGACCTGGATCTTGCTGGAGTTCCTCACCACACATGTCTCGTTCCTGTGGGGCAGAGAGGTCAGAGGGAGCAAATACCCCCCAGCTTACCCCAACCAAACCTGAGGGGTTTGGAACATGAGCAGGACTGCAGAGCTTAAATAAACgtggcacagctgctctccagccccgAGTTTGTGGGGTGTCTCAGCCCAGAGGGTGGAAAtgcccctgggatgggggagccAGATCAGGGCATGAATCCCTGTCCTTACATTCTTATGATTTCGGTGATGTTGAGCTCATCCTCGTGACtgccaggagagaaggaaaaagcttCAAATGTCActgctctcagctctgccaggtgAGGAGGGTACCTGGAGGCACCAGCGATGTAGAACcactgtcccaggagctgcagaggggagcagagtGGGGAAGGTtggaggggctgtgccaggtgcaCCCCCAGGTGCCCCGTgagggaaagcaaaggctgtgtctgacatcCCAGGCCAGGAGCAGGTGAAGGTGACTGCCCTGGGTGGATCCAGGCTGGGTGAGGGTCTCTGGGTTTTGTCCCCTTTCTGTTAAGGCACTGCTCCACTCCCAGGCTGGCCAGTTCTTTCTGCAGTGGTgtttctcctgctccaggccaggctgtcATTGCTTTCCTCCCACTAAAAGCTCCCGAGGGATTAAATTCTGTTTATGCAGTGAAGGGTTTGTGGATGGAGACTCGTGACCTGAGCCACCACCACTTGAAGGACTTAAAACAGAGTGGTGAGGCATTGGGAtggtgctgcccagcctggTTTGCTGGGAGATGGAAGCAGGAACCCCCAAAAGTGCCTGGTCATGAGATTATGGGTGCAGAGCTCAAGGCTTCACCCCTTCCCCGTGCAGCAgtctggatttttttaggaaaacaaGCATGGACAGGCAATGGGATAAACACTGAGCTGCTGATGGTTCTCCCATGACCTCCTTCTGTGTCCATAAGGGCTGGGGGCTGACAGGAGAGGGGAGGCTGCTGCCTTGGCTGAGGGCAGGGCTTACCTGAGGGATGGTGGTGCTGTTGAAGGTGACCGGGACGAGCGGGGCGCAGCTCTGGgtggccagggccaggggcagccccagaaGGAGGGTGAGGGTGGCCAACATCTCCTGGCTGTCCAggaggatgctcctgctctgccaggctgctgctcagctctaTCCCTTATATAGGGCTGCCAGCAAGGCTGGACATCCCCAGCACCAACGtccctgttctgctgctgggctgtttgcTCAGGCATGAAGCAACAGCAGGTGGAGGAAATCCAACTTGCAAAATCTTGGATTTCTCCAGCACAAAAGGAGGAAACACTCCCCCCTTGCCCCAACCTAATGCTTCCCCATTGCAGGCTTTTGTTCTCAGAAGCTGCAATTAAttttgtgggtgcctggcaAAGTGCTCGTTAGCTTCAGGTGTGTTTGgagaccttggggacactgagggcaGCAGGACATGGCATTCCTCCACAGGGCAAAGGAACCCTCCTGGAGgtggctggctggcagctcGAAGAGTTTTGGCCCACACTCACCTGGTTTCCCTTTGGCACAAGGGTTCAGGTGTGCTCTTGGGAGGGCAGGGCCATGGGGGGTTCCATGGGCTTGGGGCCTTGGCCAAGAGGCAGGGAACCCATCAGTGCAGTGGGCTCAGACCTTTTAAAAACTATAAATTACCATTTCTTTAAATGCAGCATCTCCCTGTCTAACAGCCCCAAACAGCTCCTCTAATGCTGGCACCCTAATTAAGTGTGGTGATTAAGTAATTAATTAAACGTGGTTGCTTTcaccctgccctcagcagctgctccaggaccGATGGCTCGGGGGGGGGGGACAATCAGCCGGGCTctggtgccagggcagggctggtgccagccccagccccggcggTGCCGGGAAGGGCAGAGCGGGGCTGGGCAGACACggctcagccccttcccgcTGCCCCTGTCGCAATCTGCGCCGGCcaaggctgctcctctgctttttGTCCCCAGAAAAcccaggattttttcccttttgcttccttctttccatTCGGTGCCCTCTTTTTTTGCCTCCTCCCCCTGCTGTTGCCCTCgtctttccccttttctctcccttagttttcccccctcctcctttcccaccACCCCaacttctcctctcccttctcctctcctctcctctcctctcccttctcctctcctctcccttctcctctcctctcccttctcctctcctctcccttctcctctcctctcccttctcctctcctcttccttctcctctcctctcttcctttctcccccttttttcccttttttttccactttttccctttttccttcccttttcttcttccctcccccccttgttccccagccctgtggcaggatggggacagggatgtgtcacagcaCTTGGGAGCCAAGGGGTCCCAGTCTTGTTGTGCATTTGGCATcacagggaggtttggggtgtggGTTTGGCTCCTCAGATCACTTGGGGGAACCCCTGGGACATGGGGCTGTTTCTGTACCTCTTGCCCACCTAGTTTCatattaagaaaagaaaaaaccaaaccattccagtCCTGTTCCATTGCCtcagttttaaatatttatttaaagttaaaaaaaaaaaaaaaaggaaaaagaaaaggagaaaaaaaaaagctttaaggAGAACAAATGGTAACTGCAGCCTTGAGAAACACAAAACCAATGGCATGGGATGAGAAATGGAGGGATCTGGAGTATGGGGGGGTGCAGGGAGGCAGTGAGTGATGGGTGCTGGTGATTTTGGCCTGGGGATGAGGTATTTCTGGCAGGGGCTGCGTGGAGGGCGAGGTATTAGGGACAGATCCTGTTAACCTGTTCTGATGGTGATTGGGAACCAACCAGcaggcagtagtgacaaaaaacaaacaaaaaaaaaatacacaaagagAGACtcacagataatttttttttcccctcaaaaaaataaaatccatagtCCATATGAGACATGAAAACTCCAAACAGGCACTGAAGAGTTTCTGATACAGTACAGCTCTGATTACACCAATATTATTCCTTATATAGAATTAAAGATTATCATAATTatcctctttaaaaaaatcctccaaatttACATATAGAGACTAAATTTCTACAAAACTTAACAGAACAAAACCCTTGCAAGCTTGGCTGGGTTCTGAAACAAGGTACCATCATGTCAGTCTTGACAGAGGGGCCGAGGGAAGAGTTGCAGAGCTGGGTTTAAACATGAGCTTAGTCCAGGGAGTCTTGTGGGCAACTCAGTACAGCCCAACCCAACCAACTGCAAAGGAGCTCTCTGAGGCTCAACACTTCTGATGAGCTGTGTCCCTCACTCCCCTCCCAAAGCAGTGAAGTGCTGATgaacaagaaaaccaaaaaaagcaaatttgctTTAAATTACCCCGTTAAGTGATGTTGGCTGTGGTGTGAGTTGTGTTACTGCCACCCATGGCCACTGAAGGATCCCTTTTAAGGTGGCTGTTTCTCTGATTTAACTGTAGCACAcattctcctctcttcccagaGAGCTGATTCTatggggcttttttcttttttttttttttgggtctGTGGCAAGACATTGTAGCACCTTCACAACCTTAAATAAAgtcatatatataaaataacacACTTTTTTAAGAGCACCAGAGATTTCACAGTGAGAGGTAGAAACAAATCAGATGAGCCCATTCCCTCTCTCTATTTTAGCACCAAtctcttcccctctcctcttTCCATTCCCCCTTCTTTGCTTCGTGACTCTCCCCTACTCCAACACCTCACCTTGAGAGGGAGTGTTGATTAAACTCATGGAAGGAGgaacttgtcttttttttttttcttttttttttcctttttgtttttgctttaaataatataatatatatattttgtttcttctaaTATTGCACATCAAAATGCTTCCTGTACACAGAGCAGCCAGATTGAACTTGCAGCTCCGCCTGGGAGACCTGATGCAGCACTGTCCAGAAGGCCACAAGCTCTGAGAGGGaagctctattttttttttttaatcttttttttttttttttctaatggaaAGAACATTTGGTAACTCAGGAACCAGACAAagatgggtgggtgggtggatggggagggaaaaagaacaaaaaaacccacacgcTGCAAGTCGCTTGAGGTTTCTCTCAATGTTTTCTTTGGTCATGGAAAAAGCTTTGTGTGTGGAAGCACAACACCCAGCCCCTGATCCCTTTCCACTGCTCACTCCTGACTGATGCCCGCTTCCCCCATGTCCTtgttcctcctcctttttcaaCAACTGGCTGAGTTCAGTAGATCATGGGCTCTTGGAGACCTTGAGCcaaaggctggagcaggagttGGCCCAaaaggcagagcccagctgtcCTTGCTGCAGAGAGGGGGAGAGCCCCTGCAAGGACAGGTCCTGGGTGGGGTTGGAGCCTCAGAGCCTGGTCCCACAGCTTGGTTCAGAGGAAGCAGACAGGGCCAACCTCGAGGTGATactgctgtcctggctgggaggggggcAGGTTCTGGATGCTGACAattggcagctgctgagggtcCTGGGTCCGGAAGGAAAAGAGGGTCCTGTGCCAGCGTCCGTCCTTGATCTGCGTGGGGAGGGGTGGGACACAGACTTTAAGGAATTTAGAGGTTCTGGAGGAGCTAAGATTTTAGCTAGAGATAAGCTTTATTGgagttaattaaaataaatgggtGGGCCTTGATGAAGGTAAGAGTTAGTAGTTAACTAATAATTGATTGCTTGTCAGCACAATGTTTGGTTAGCTGGGTTTATAATGAAGAATATAGAAACTGATAAATAGCTCTTAGGAACATCAGACAATTGTGGGCCTCCTCTGTTCTGAAACCAATTGAAGGCAGGAATGGGAGTTCTACCAAGGGTTCATTTGTCATATTTGCATTGAAAAGGTAGAAAGGTCAGAATGAGGAAGACTTCATTTACTTCCTCATTttgagacccctccccatgaAAAGGACCACTGACCCATTTCAAGGAACAAACTACCCATGCTTAATGGCTTTTGAACTAATTACCATACAAGGAAGGGGATGTACCAAAGTCATGAATATGCATTTGTGTTTTGGGTATTCAATACTTGTATAGATAAAAGGGCTCTGTAATCACCTGTAACTTGCAGTGTGTATTTGGGAGCCATCcacaataaacacacactttCTAACTTTAAACTGTTGGAGAGGTTTTGTCCATCACAGTTGGATATCGATATTTTTAGATCAAATAtccatatttttaataaatcaggGGGGCAGAGAGAAAGCTGGTGAACCAGGGGGTCAGTCCTGCTGGAAAGGAGTGTGCTCCATGAGGTGTGAGCCTGAAAATCCCTCTGTGAGACAAGGGACTGTCCCTTGGGCTGAGCGAGGCTGGGGTGGGTTTAGAGAACATTTTGGGGAGCTCTCTATCAGGCTGGTGAAAACTGAGCTTGAGTGGTACCACCAAGACCAACTCCTAATGCTGGGAGCCTGAATGCAGCCCTGTGTCTCCTGACTCTGTGTGGCACCAGACCAGAGCCAGGGTCACCACCCATGGGGAGCCATTCCCCCTTCTGCCATTTAACTGCTGCTATCTATGACAAGTAACTTCAGAAATTCATCTTTTGCTTTCTATTTGAAGGCCATCTGCTAAACTCGAGCTGTATAGCATCCTGAACTGGAAAATTAGTGATAAACCTGACCCTTCTCCCTTGTAGGATGAGCAGCACAGGTGTTAATGGACCCCCAGAGTGGGCTCTTGTGGTATTTGcaagggtccccaggatgaagtGAGAGATGAGTGAatgactccatgttcttagaaggcattctattctattctattctattctattctattctattctattctattctattctattctattctattctattctattctattctattctattctattctattctattctattctagtTCCATTTCTATTCTCTGTTCCACTTCcatttctattctattctattctattctattctattctattctattctattctattcttgTTCCATTTCTATTCTCTGTTCCACTTCcatttctattctattctattctattctattctattctattctattctattctattctattctattctctGTTCCATTtcctattctattctattctattctattctattctattctattctattctattctattctattctattctattctattctattctctGTTCCATTTCTATTCTCTGTTCCATTTCTATTCTCTGTTCcatttctattctattctattctattctatatgTTCCATTTATATTCTCTGTTCCACTTCcatttctattctattctattctattctattctattctattctattctattctattctattctattctattctattctattcttgTTCCATTTCTATTCTCTGTTCCACTTCcatttctattctattctattctattctattctattctattctattctattctattctatgtTCCATTTCTATTCTCTGTTCcatttctattctattctattctattctattctattctattctattctattctattctattctattttccatttccattccattctattccatttccattccattctattccatttccatttccattctattctattctattctattctatgtTCCATTTCTATTCTCTGTTCCATTTCCATtcctattctattctattctagtctagtctagtctagtctagtctagtctagtctagtctagtctagtctatTCTATTCTCTGTTCCATTTCCTATTCTATCCTCTGTTCCATTTccattctattctattctattctattctattctattctattctattctattctatatgTTCCATTTATATTCTCTGTTCCACTTCcatttctattctattctattctattctattctattctattctattctattctattctattctattctattctattctattctattctattctatatgTTCCATTTCTATGCTCtgttccatttccatttccatttccatttctattctattctattctattctattctattctattctattctattctattctattctattctattctattctattctattctattctattctattctctgttccatttccatttccattcctattcctattctaTTCTCTGTTcctattctattccattccattccattccattccattccattccattccattccattccattcctaAAACTATACTACTGAATAGagaggatacagacagaaggcttaaacAAGAACGATagtgaaaaactcatgactgactcctcagagtccaacacagctgatggtgattgatcattaattaaaaataattcacataaaaccaatcaaacatgcacctgttggtaacCAATGtccagccacattccaaagcagccaaacagggagaagcaaatgagataatattgttttttctctcaggcttctcatcttcccttgaaaagaaatcctggcaaaaggatttttcagaaaatatgacagtggcAGGCTCTGGCCATTCTCTCCACTCATTCTTCCCTCTTTCACAGCATCATACCTTGCAATCATCAGCTGCCACCTCTGGCCTGAGCTGCCCAGTGGCCTCGAAGACCTGCCCGTTCCAGGCCCTGAAGCGCAGGGCGCGCTCCGAGGGGCTCTCGGAGGAGCCCTCCCTCCACACAGAGGTGTTCAGGCAGTGGATGGTGATGTGCTGCACCACCTCCGAGCTCAGCAGCCGCAGGAAGTTCATCTGGACTCTGCCGATGTCAAAATCCAGCTGGAAGGTGACAGAGAGGTCATGGGGACaccctgcagaggggctggggggagcagggtTAGCGCAGGGTGGGGGAGCAAAGGGGGTCCCTGGCCTCTGCTTCATCCTCCACCCATGCCCAGAGATGGGTCTGATGTCAGTAGGGGCATGAGGAGCAGATGCCAAGGCGCTTTGGAAAGTTTTTGTGACACAAAACTTTCTAGTTTGTTCTGCAAAGCAGGCCCTTGGCTTTGCAGAACAAACTAGAAGGTCGTtaagcaggaggaaaagaatgTAAACTTCAAACTCAATACGCTTGCAAATCAGGTTCCAGTTCATCTGCAAACGAGCCCAGACATGGCTATTTGTGTTTTTAGTACAGGTACTTCCTCAACAAAAATCCCATAGCAATAACTTCACTGGAAACTTGTGTGTTTAGGCTGACCTCACTTCTCCAGGTGGCAGAGAACAAAATGCAAGAGTGACCCAAACTTAAGTCAATAaaggatttgggagcagcatGTTTGTGAAACTACTGGTCATGTTAAGGTTATGGGTTCATTAAACACCACTGGAACACAGGGCTTTGTCTTGAGCCTTGGTGTGTTTTTTAACTCCTGAGAGCAGTTCTGAGTGTCACCCCAaggctcccccagcctgtgggccATGTCCTTGGGGTCACTGTCCAGTGCCCTGGGACAACACAAGCTGTGTAAATATTTGTCAgtgggaaatgctgctctggggctgggctaTGCCTACCTTGGAGACAGTGACAGGGCTGAGACACGTCTGGCCACCGTTGGTGAAGTTACAGATGACCTGGATGGTGTCTGAGGAGCAGCCGAGGTTTGGGTCAATCCAGTAGGTACCTGAGGAAAGGCAGGGTTTGGGGATTAACCAGGACACTTCACCTTTTCTGAGAATGACAAAAGGACAGTTCTGGTTTCTTGGTGACTGGTCCCAGGGAAGGAGGCTGTGTGAAACAGCCCTGTGGGGGAGGATGCAGCCTTTGCAAATCTGGGGCCTCCTACCATCAGTCATCTTCTGTTCACAGTTCATGAGGTCCCGGCAGATGCGTGCAGGGTTCTCCTTGGTTCCCAGGGGTCTTTTGATGCTCTGAATGAGGTTGCTGAGGTAGTGTAG is drawn from Haemorhous mexicanus isolate bHaeMex1 chromosome 21, bHaeMex1.pri, whole genome shotgun sequence and contains these coding sequences:
- the LOC132337221 gene encoding alpha-1-acid glycoprotein 1-like isoform X1, with the translated sequence MLATLTLLLGLPLALATQSCAPLVPVTFNSTTIPQLLGQWFYIAGASRYPPHLAELRAVTFEAFSFSPGSHEDELNITEIIRMNETCVVRNSSKIQVFQQNSTLVHVDDNGVVSTARLIQSDKDLLIVNHINIDSPNLSLSARTPNVSKEHMEEFKAHLQCLGFTEQEVFYASTEHACPLPRDEDNADPQLG
- the LOC132337221 gene encoding alpha-1-acid glycoprotein 1-like isoform X2; its protein translation is MLATLTLLLGLPLALATQSCAPLVPVTFNSTTIPQLLGQWFYIAGASRYPPHLAELRAVTFEAFSFSPGSHEDELNITEIIRMNETCVVRNSSKIQVFQQNSTLVHVDDNGVVSTARLIQSDKDLLIVNHINIDSPNLSLSGITQEQSNPKTPFPSLPFHFPDSTDPQREQGAHGGVQSPPAVPGLH
- the LOC132337220 gene encoding alpha-1-acid glycoprotein-like — encoded protein: MGTALVAILGLAALLPADALPCGAQRPDSSTAAKLPGTWLYVAGAAQFPQHRVEMLLIDHALLRLEPGAGGQELLISHYVAVGDQCFTNNLTYLEVTAGNATLVKHAETQQTEGMLMNMSSENLLLIQYQMQRDRTYLGQYLYARNLSISTADREEFEQHAECLGLRAEQIVYAPWKTEVCQVKAAEDSKSPQPEPVAAATASPAPGTPWPGSAGN